The genomic stretch CGTTATCGAGAGTTGTGCAGTCGCCCTCGTCGCATCTTTCCAAGTAGTTCGTGACTGTCTGCTTGCATGTGACCTCGGCGTTGCCCTTGCAGTACTTGGCTGGGTCCGTTGGGTGCGTGAGAAGGTACTCTGCCATGAGGAATGAGATCTTCTTGTATCCGAGCGCTACAGATATGGCGTGCTTCACCATTCTTGCGAAGGCGACGGTCAAGTTCGGGCGTGGTCTGTAGTTGCTTATTGACAAGTAGAGCGCCAATGAGTCCATCAAGCTCTTCAAGTCAGAGTGGCTGATGCCTATCGTCTGATCCCCGACCATGTCACGAACCATCTTTACCAGCGGCATTCTGTGCTTCAGCTTGAAGAAGGTTCTCAAACCTCTGGACCTGTTGCTTCTCATAGAGGAGAAACGGTTCTCATTCAGATACTTCTGGTAGTAGATGGTGGAGGCGTAGAGGATTTCATTCAGGAGCATATAGTTGTTGGAGTCGGTTGACACCCTGGTTAAGTTCCTCCTTAAAAGCTCATTGTTGAATTCGGAAAGGGAATTCTTGCTTTTCTGCTTCCTGAATGCGTCGGCGAAACGACTCCAGACAGTATTCCTTGCGCCCGACTTGTCAAACACATACTTGGCCATTTCATATTGACCCAAGTGTGGAAGTgttatttcaaatttacCGGGTACTGAGAACACAGTGACTGGATCCAGTGAGTAACAATCACCAGATTTGCAACGATTTACGTACCTGTCTATGATCGACCTGCAGGTCTCAAGTTTGCCGACACAGAACAAGTTTGCGTCAACCTGGTGACTTGCAAGATAGTTGTTCATTTTATCCGTGATCTCTCTCACGTAATTGACATCGTCGACTGCCTTTTCTGTTGATTTTACGAACTCCTCGGGCTTGTCGCTCTTGAGGTGCTCCTGAGATTTTTTAACGACAGTCAAAGAATTTGAGTGATtgaaagaaaaataaataagtgcTAAGCacctaaatattaattgtaCTCCCattttaattgtaatttaCGGTATGCTGTTAGACAAATTACAGAGAAAATGTGTGATGGCTAATAATAAGTTGTAATATAGTAgttattgatttataaaaaataaataaacaagttcaacaacaaaatttataattatagaaccttatttaattatatttaataatttgatatGTCTAATCTCAATCATGCATAGCAGTGCAATGGAAGACATAGAGTGCCAGGCCTTTTGATTAGCACCGATTCTATCCTCAGTTTCGGAACAACAGTGctttaaaatgaaataaaaatgtgtgaaATTGCGATACTATATTAACAGCTAACATGTAGTGTCACACATTATTGATAATGCACAGATTCGTGAACAAACcccttacacatttgttaaattttaaattaaaattaaagaataATCAttgttaaacaaaaattagtagttataattaaaagtaaactTCGAATTAGTTGACATACATAGGAATCATTTCTGCAATAGACAGAAActactttttatattagACGAAGatattctaatttatttagtgataatgattaatttatgttaaaaattggttataatatattgttgatgtgatttattgtataattaacCACATTGATGTTAAGCCTCATTACGACCAGTTGGTCACATAACATGTACTGTACATTAGCATATTCTCCGTATATAAGACAATATCAGATACAACAGACACAATTGTATTAAATGCTACAGTTTATAACTTAAACTTGTGCTCATTATGTACACTTTACTTCATGTTGGAGTCTCTAGCCATTATTTGCCACTATAGCTACTAAATTCTATGCAAATTCCAAATAGTGCTCCTTAAGCTTGCGAGAATTCGAATTGTGGCTCCACCTCCTTTGTTCTCAGATTCGGTGAATGTCCAACGGGATCAACCCTGGTCCACTCGCCCTCCTCGtagttcttcaggttctccTTCTCCCAGTTGAAAGAGAGAGTGGGCTCATATAGATTCTGAGGCTTTTCAGCCTCCTCCTCATTCTTCTTgttgttcttcttgtttAGTTTAATGACGTTAGCAAGGTCTTTGTAAGGAAGGAGCGTGTCGAAACAAGTTTGGACGTACTTGATGACGCTGTCCTTGCTGTCAGAAAGCCGGGACTGGAAAAAGTAGTTTCTGTAGGCAACAAAAAGAGCCTCGAGCACGCCCTTGGATGTCTTTATGGGATCGGAGCCGACGAGATTCTGCAAGTAGCCCTTTAGGGGCTTCTCGACGCTGCCGCTGAACATTTTGGAAAGCCTGCCCTGCAAGTGCCAGACCTTGTAGTTGATGGTGCCAAAGTACATGTATTTAGAAAGGACCTCGTGGTCCTCGGAGGAGTACTTGGCCTTCTCGGTGTTCCTTTCGATCACAAGGTCGCCGAACTGCTTGTTGCTTAGACGCCCGGTCCTATGAAGAAGGAAGTCGAGGATGAGGTTCTTGTGCGCGCGAGAGTTGGTGAAAAGCTGAAGAGCCAAGTCGAGCTGGCCGAGGTTCGGAAGGCCAACGTTGAGAGGGTCCTTACCGTCGAGCAGCATGGTGGGATCGAGGCGCACGCACTCGCCGTCCTCGCACCGCTCGAGGTAGTCCATGACGCTCTGGTAGCAAGTGACCGGGGAGCTGTCGCCGCAGAACGAAGTGGGCTTTACGGGCACCCTCATCAAGTACTCGGACATCAGGAAGCCGACCCTCTTATCGCCAGTCAGTTTGATTATGGCGTGCTTGACGATTTTGGAGTAGGAAATGTTGAGTCGGTAGTGCTCGTTGGTCGGATCGGTGCTCAGGTAGAGCGTGTAGCTGTCGATTATGTTATTCAAGTCGCGCATGCCAAGGGAGAGGACCTTCACCTTAGCGACGTTACGCACCATTTTGATTAGTTTGCGCCTCTGAATCCACCTGAAAAATAGGCGGATGAACTTATACTTGGAGTGCTCGGCGAGGAAGGGGTGCTTGAAAATGAAGGTTAAGTAGTTGAGAGTGGAGTTGAAAAGCGATTCAATTAAAACAATGCGATCGTTTTGAGGGTTGGAAATCTGGTCAGCGCTTTCGTCCTTGTCGGACTCGGAGCTGTTTTCACGGGGGCCGGTGGTCTCGTCCGTTTGGCCACCACGCCCACCCTGGTGTCGGGAACTCGGGCCCTCGTCAGGGTCAGAACTAGAGTGGTCGGCAGGGCTTGCGGCCGAGCCACTACTCCCAAGCGGTTCTGAGCCCTTGCCGTTGCCCAGGTTGGAGTCTGACTCGAGTCTTTCGAGGTTGTGCCTGATTAGCTTCTTGTTGAAGGATTCCAGGGACCTCGGGTTGCCCTTGACCTCCCAGTACAAGTTCTTGCAAATGTCGTACGCGGGAGCCTTCAGCCTGGCCTTGGAGTCGTTGAAGACCTTCCGGGCGAACGTGAACTGAGTGAGGTTGGGAACGAGGAGGTTGAAGCCGTTGGGGAACTCAATGAGTTTGATGAAGTCCAGAGTGTAGCAGTCGCCAGCCACACATCGGTCGGAATAGAGCTGGACGAGCTCGTGGCACCTGTCAGTGTTACGCTTGCACAGTTCCCGGGTGCAGGGCGTGTAGCTCTTGAGGTACTTGGACATTATGTCGGTGATCAGGTCGGGGCCAGATTCCTTCAGGCTGGGGAACTGGCCCTTGAAACTCTCGCTCCGGTCCCTCTCCTCGGACTTGACATTGGAGTCCGGAGAGAGACTTTTGCCCTTTTTCTTGAAAAATCGGAACGGGTAGACACTGCTCgtggaaaaaattaagtagGGGAGTAAAAGGAACAAGACTGacattttatgttaaacgAGCTCATGTCATACTTAAACGGCGTAGATTACATACAAGTGGGACTTAAGCGTCCTGCAACAGGGGCGAATGCGATAGGATACTGGGACTGACAGGACGCAAACGTGAGATTGTCTAATGCTACCATGCACCGAAGTGCAACCTAACGCGGCGCTTCCGGAACGACCGAGAGCGTActcaaatattatgtaaaaatattataaggGAATAGCTagattaaatatgtaatcATGGACCGGTGTCCTCGAATAAGTTCCACACTGGCAGCCGAAGGCTGATTTGGCAACTAGAAtccttacacatttcaacGATTATATGCTAGTTGGCATTGAACTTGAGTGTTTACTTACTCTACAAATCAACAATGATCCCTATTGGTGTTTAAATGAGAAAAAGACTACATGGAACCATTCCCCACCTGTACAGGGAGACCTAAGTTGTGACTTAAACCAGCTAAATACGGAGCATAtgctatttttatacatacAATcttatcatatttaaaataaaatcacGTGTTACAGTGTTCACTGGTCAATCTAGGAGGGATTAAGCGCCAGTCGCATGGTCACTGGCTGGTGGGTGGATGCTGTAAACTATAGCTTCAGTTTCTCCA from Theileria orientalis strain Shintoku DNA, chromosome 1, complete genome encodes the following:
- a CDS encoding uncharacterized protein (Rhoptry-associated protein 1 family protein), with protein sequence MGVQLIFRCLALIYFSFNHSNSLTVVKKSQEHLKSDKPEEFVKSTEKAVDDVNYVREITDKMNNYLASHQVDANLFCVGKLETCRSIIDRYVNRCKSGDCYSLDPVTVFSVPGKFEITLPHLGQYEMAKYVFDKSGARNTVWSRFADAFRKQKSKNSLSEFNNELLRRNLTRVSTDSNNYMLLNEILYASTIYYQKYLNENRFSSMRSNRSRGLRTFFKLKHRMPLVKMVRDMVGDQTIGISHSDLKSLMDSLALYLSISNYRPRPNLTVAFARMVKHAISVALGYKKISFLMAEYLLTHPTDPAKYCKGNAEVTCKQTVTNYLERCDEGDCTTLDNVDLLDPKDWLNTKLPALSEVSVSFDLFNGSKARQPNWFKRILVYNRGRMTPEQFKDTLYNRNVANATYKTKNHGILHRFLYKGALEFVWRAKKLSFKHGLTDSSKTMMKFMSSVAGRDRVYLEIPRVRNVFMQFRNYLYKSGIAVSLSKVNKFTKDTQLVLFSYLHDPHQGVYSDRFSEEWQKLKEAELKKAEKELASEEGKEGKEVPEEEEEEEEKKHFGNLWGLLKTSKPKKKVPQENKEGKEGTEGKEGTEGKEESPEVNKAQNEIDEKLNKAAKDFSKLFGLTTSV